A single region of the Moorena sp. SIOASIH genome encodes:
- a CDS encoding PIN domain-containing protein, with the protein MAESYLIYLDVCCLNRPFDDWRQDRIRLEGQTILDIFQRFYSEEWKLVSSEAIEAELKRMVNLDKLDRIRKLLQVAENKIILTDEIDTRSQEIEKLGFGLYDSFHIACAETAKVDVLLTTDDRLLKKAIKYSHLLKVKLDNPVTWLMNTFVLKGNNNNDTN; encoded by the coding sequence ATGGCTGAATCTTACTTAATTTATCTTGATGTTTGTTGCTTAAATCGTCCTTTTGATGATTGGCGACAAGATAGAATTCGATTAGAAGGACAAACAATTCTAGATATTTTTCAGCGGTTTTATTCAGAAGAATGGAAGCTGGTAAGTAGTGAAGCTATAGAAGCAGAATTAAAACGAATGGTTAATCTTGACAAACTAGACAGGATTAGAAAATTATTACAGGTTGCTGAAAATAAAATAATTTTAACCGATGAAATAGATACACGTTCTCAAGAAATAGAAAAGTTAGGATTTGGTTTGTATGATTCTTTTCATATTGCTTGCGCTGAAACTGCTAAGGTAGATGTATTATTGACAACGGATGATAGATTGCTCAAGAAAGCAATTAAGTATAGCCATCTCTTAAAAGTAAAATTAGATAATCCTGTCACTTGGTTAATGAACACTTTTGTATTAAAAGGAAATAACAACAATGACACCAATTGA
- a CDS encoding caspase family protein translates to MFSRNLAFIIGINNYTNGIYPLNTAVNDAKKLVEILRQKHGYQVWVCLDEIASLTNFNKFLDKTLPEQVTENDRLLFYFAGHGVALNGDDGPAGYLIPQDAKLGDTNSYLSMTKLHDALIQLPCRHFLGILDCCFAGAFKWSSTRDLLTSPELIYQERYKHFITDPAWQIITSSACDQKALDNFNLDSDRGQVGNHSPFASALLNALEGAADSYPPATNGKPAGDGVITATELYLHLRDRIEIPTEKYHQRQTPGIWCLNKHDKGEYIFLSPGHELNLPPAPPLDESQNPYRGLKSFDEKHTSLFFGRTELVEKLEYFVKANPLTVVLGASGSGKSSLVKAGLIPKLRQDNTENKWCILPSIRLSETPLQPLNNVLCNAKLPRVEPRNPQHNLARTIDVWAKDNPNSKLLLFIDQSEEIITLCQNEDERKEFFQQILKAINAHRDQLRVVLSLRSDFEPQVRDAGLKFVPTDYNLVNTVLKNRWHSGRFILPAMTRGELRDAIEKPAEARVMYFQPHELVEQLIDEVVDMPGALPLLSFALSELYLKYLKRQREAQYRGITIDRALTQADYQELGGVMQSLTQRADLEYQALVQENPAYDQVIRHVMLRMVALTGGELARRRVPLSELEYPPEKNSLVKEVIERFTNARLLVKGKDAEGKPYVEPGHDALVRGWQKLLLWKQEDEENILLQRRLTTAAQEWKSQQQARFLWNANPRLDLLKKVSLSDDNWLNQVEAEFVQRSLQRRRNDSRRLIGYVTLVILALSGLSIFSFYEFRKLEEASQQFQNDSIKVLKEFSINTVLNIKTNNKNNSVPGELKALNEAPWTTLLEEKSQVFAMSRKYNKGQVLAITHDAIIRNNDNSVFLFLALNFLNGINGNKKVLISSGHCEFFTSEKLAKNLKEWEYEFEDISAPINSTKLKQANIIIIGNALGNLENDELKTIEQFVSNGGKVMAVGLGSSWKYYSDKPEILPNGGKCNQDGQDTKDILTYPMNKLLEQFDARFESSLIN, encoded by the coding sequence ATGTTTTCTCGCAATCTCGCCTTTATCATCGGTATCAATAACTACACAAACGGCATTTATCCCCTGAATACCGCCGTAAACGATGCCAAAAAACTAGTTGAAATTCTGCGCCAAAAGCATGGTTATCAAGTCTGGGTATGCTTAGACGAAATTGCCAGCCTCACTAACTTCAATAAATTTTTAGACAAAACCTTGCCCGAACAAGTCACTGAAAATGATCGCTTATTATTTTACTTTGCTGGTCATGGAGTCGCTCTCAATGGGGATGATGGCCCTGCTGGTTACTTAATTCCTCAAGATGCCAAACTAGGGGATACTAATAGTTATCTGTCTATGACCAAGTTACACGATGCTTTAATTCAATTACCCTGTCGTCATTTTTTGGGGATTCTCGATTGTTGTTTTGCTGGTGCTTTTAAATGGTCGAGTACCAGGGATTTATTAACGTCGCCAGAACTGATTTACCAAGAACGATACAAACATTTTATTACTGACCCGGCATGGCAAATTATTACTTCCTCAGCCTGTGATCAAAAGGCTTTAGATAACTTTAATTTAGATAGCGATCGCGGTCAAGTCGGTAATCATTCACCTTTTGCTAGTGCATTATTAAACGCTCTCGAAGGTGCAGCAGATAGCTATCCTCCTGCTACGAATGGTAAACCGGCTGGAGATGGGGTAATTACAGCCACAGAATTATATTTACATTTACGGGATCGAATCGAAATTCCCACAGAAAAATACCATCAGCGACAAACCCCTGGTATTTGGTGTTTAAATAAGCACGATAAGGGAGAATATATCTTTCTTTCTCCCGGACATGAACTTAATTTACCACCAGCACCACCTTTGGATGAGTCACAAAATCCCTATCGCGGTTTAAAGTCTTTTGACGAGAAACACACTTCACTGTTTTTCGGTAGAACTGAACTAGTAGAAAAGTTAGAATATTTTGTCAAAGCTAATCCCCTCACAGTGGTGTTGGGTGCTTCTGGTTCCGGTAAATCTAGCTTGGTTAAGGCAGGATTAATTCCCAAGCTACGGCAAGATAATACCGAGAATAAATGGTGTATTTTGCCATCCATCCGTCTTAGTGAGACGCCCTTGCAACCCTTAAATAATGTGCTATGTAATGCTAAGTTACCAAGGGTAGAGCCACGAAACCCCCAGCATAACCTGGCTCGGACAATTGATGTTTGGGCGAAAGATAACCCCAACTCTAAGTTATTACTGTTTATTGACCAAAGTGAAGAAATTATTACACTCTGTCAAAACGAAGATGAGCGCAAGGAGTTTTTCCAACAGATACTCAAAGCCATAAATGCCCATCGGGATCAATTACGGGTAGTACTATCCCTACGTTCTGACTTTGAACCCCAAGTCAGGGATGCTGGCTTAAAGTTTGTTCCCACAGACTATAACCTGGTAAACACTGTGCTTAAAAATCGTTGGCACAGCGGACGATTTATCCTACCAGCCATGACACGAGGGGAACTGCGAGACGCAATTGAGAAACCCGCAGAAGCACGGGTAATGTATTTTCAGCCCCACGAACTAGTAGAACAATTGATTGATGAAGTGGTGGATATGCCTGGAGCATTGCCCCTGCTTTCTTTTGCCTTGAGCGAACTCTATCTCAAGTATTTAAAGCGACAACGGGAGGCACAATATAGAGGAATCACTATTGATCGGGCCTTGACTCAAGCAGATTATCAGGAATTGGGGGGAGTAATGCAATCACTAACTCAAAGGGCTGATCTCGAGTATCAGGCGCTAGTTCAAGAAAATCCAGCTTATGACCAAGTTATCCGTCATGTGATGCTGCGGATGGTAGCCCTTACTGGGGGTGAGTTAGCCCGTAGGCGGGTACCTTTATCAGAATTGGAATATCCGCCTGAGAAAAATAGTTTGGTTAAGGAAGTAATTGAGCGCTTTACGAATGCACGGTTACTGGTCAAAGGAAAAGATGCTGAAGGTAAACCCTATGTGGAACCAGGCCATGATGCTTTGGTGCGGGGTTGGCAAAAGTTGTTGTTGTGGAAGCAAGAGGATGAGGAAAATATACTTCTACAACGGCGGTTGACGACCGCAGCACAGGAGTGGAAAAGCCAGCAACAGGCAAGGTTTCTTTGGAATGCTAACCCTCGTCTGGATTTGTTGAAAAAGGTATCTTTATCCGATGATAACTGGCTGAACCAAGTAGAAGCTGAGTTTGTGCAGCGTAGTCTGCAAAGAAGGCGAAATGATAGCCGTCGCTTAATTGGCTATGTAACGCTCGTGATTCTGGCTCTGAGTGGATTGAGCATCTTTAGTTTTTATGAGTTTCGGAAACTCGAAGAAGCATCTCAGCAATTCCAAAACGACTCTATCAAAGTACTAAAGGAATTTTCCATCAATACTGTATTGAACATTAAAACTAATAATAAAAACAATTCAGTTCCTGGAGAGTTAAAGGCACTCAATGAAGCCCCTTGGACAACTCTGTTGGAAGAAAAAAGTCAGGTATTTGCCATGTCACGAAAGTATAATAAGGGGCAAGTATTAGCGATTACACATGATGCTATTATAAGAAATAACGATAATAGTGTATTTCTGTTTTTGGCGCTTAACTTTCTGAATGGAATTAATGGCAATAAAAAAGTATTAATTTCAAGCGGTCATTGCGAGTTTTTTACGTCTGAAAAACTCGCCAAAAACCTTAAAGAATGGGAGTATGAGTTCGAGGATATTTCTGCACCTATTAACAGCACAAAACTCAAACAAGCCAATATTATCATAATTGGAAATGCATTGGGAAATCTGGAAAATGATGAACTTAAAACAATTGAGCAGTTTGTATCGAACGGTGGTAAAGTCATGGCTGTTGGATTAGGATCGTCTTGGAAATATTACAGTGACAAACCTGAGATATTACCAAACGGAGGCAAATGCAATCAGGATGGGCAGGATACAAAAGACATTTTAACATACCCAATGAACAAGCTGTTAGAGCAATTTGATGCTCGTTTTGAAAGCTCTTTGATCAATTAG
- a CDS encoding caspase family protein, producing the protein MTDNIYALLVGIDEYPSPVPSLNGCVNDILEIQEYLQGRVATDGDKLHIRKLLNQDATRQAVIDGFRQHLCQASREDVAFFYYAGHGSQEQAPQEFWTIEPDRLDETLVCYDSRTEGGWDLADKELAKLISEVAENNPHTVIILDCCHSGSATRGGLEAETAVRKTSTDKRQRPWDSFIFSLSETDKLSAGLSPEKNPSGWSFPTGKHIVLAACRDSETAKEYNNNGQPRGAFSHFLLDTLKKANGSLTYRDLFKRVNALVRSKITAQSPQIEATELSDLDQPFLGGAIANRTPYFTVFYDKNHDWVIDGGAVHGISQPVGNETTILALFPFDTPTEELRQLSTAVGEAKIVEVMPQLSQIQISGIGDLDPEMTWKAVITSLPLPPKGVLLSGEPAGVELARTTLLNTGHNQPSLYVREVATPEAAELKLLARDGNYLITRPADDRPLVAAISGYTDATALQAIQRLEHITRWLNIAELASPATTRIRPDAVQMLIYQQDGSLLLETQIPLEYQQENGTWRSPTLKIKLKNTSNEPLYCALLDLTDRYAVSAELLDGGGIWLQPRGQEGDQAWVNHGNPICPTVPQQLWQEAGITEVKDILKLIVCSTEFDATLLEQPQLDLPQRPVLTPRHGNGTLNRLMQRIPARDLPSRPEDDEIYDDWLTSQISITTVRPLHTTPIPRGDDYVFLGVGSALYAHSELRAKARLTTLTQSTRDLGNHMLPPIVREDHPGIESFEFTSSRGTDPGLSGLELTEVENPSAVTPKNPLKVIVDRPLASNEQLLPISYDGEFFLPLGRARSTPEGKTEILLERLTEPISEGSRSLGGSIRIFFQKVVSQQLGLEFNYPILAAADVTVSGVVNYTVNYTREVEQVKSRVAQAQRIVLYIHGIIGDTESLLPSLRSAQVEVDGTEKPLAELYDLVLSYDYENLNTSIVENAKLLKQRLQAVGLGENHGKIFHIVAYSMGGLVSRWFIEREGGNQVVGHLIMLGTPNAGCPWSTVQDWALATLSIGLNGLSEFTWPAPVMGILLKAINKFADEIETIDISLDQMHPGSEFLQQLAASPDPKVPYSIIAGNTSIIPAALKAEANQTSSPLQRLMQKLFDKAVAVAFFEQPNDIAVTVQSIKSVGSDRNPQPQIQEIGCDHFVYFTEPVGLTAFSQAVIQALKNNNDIINNYSENKPLKWLMIGVVGVLVAATMGWLVLKQSNKTQPSNQSQPSQNLSQ; encoded by the coding sequence ATGACCGATAATATCTATGCGCTGCTGGTAGGTATTGATGAATATCCCAGTCCTGTTCCTTCTTTGAATGGCTGTGTCAATGACATCCTAGAAATACAGGAATATTTGCAAGGGCGGGTCGCTACAGATGGAGATAAACTGCACATCCGCAAACTCTTGAATCAAGATGCTACCCGTCAGGCAGTTATTGATGGTTTTCGGCAGCATTTGTGTCAAGCTAGCCGTGAAGATGTAGCCTTTTTTTATTACGCGGGACATGGTTCTCAAGAGCAAGCCCCACAAGAGTTTTGGACAATAGAGCCAGACCGATTGGATGAAACTCTAGTCTGTTATGACAGTCGCACTGAGGGGGGTTGGGACTTGGCGGATAAGGAGTTAGCCAAGCTAATTTCTGAGGTAGCTGAGAACAACCCCCACACTGTTATTATTTTAGACTGCTGTCACTCCGGTTCTGCCACCCGTGGCGGACTAGAAGCAGAAACAGCAGTTCGTAAAACTTCCACCGACAAACGCCAGCGACCCTGGGATAGTTTTATTTTTTCCTTGAGTGAAACTGACAAATTATCAGCTGGCCTCAGCCCGGAAAAAAATCCTAGTGGTTGGAGTTTCCCCACAGGAAAACATATCGTCCTAGCCGCTTGTCGAGATAGTGAGACGGCGAAAGAATACAACAACAATGGGCAACCAAGAGGTGCGTTTTCTCACTTTTTGCTGGATACCTTGAAGAAAGCCAATGGCAGCCTGACTTATCGGGATTTATTCAAGCGTGTCAATGCCCTAGTCCGCAGTAAGATCACCGCCCAATCTCCCCAAATCGAAGCTACGGAGTTGAGTGATTTAGACCAACCTTTTCTCGGCGGTGCGATCGCTAACCGTACACCCTACTTTACTGTCTTCTATGACAAAAACCACGACTGGGTGATTGATGGTGGTGCGGTTCACGGCATTTCTCAACCTGTTGGGAATGAGACCACAATACTGGCCTTGTTTCCCTTTGACACCCCCACAGAGGAACTTCGCCAACTCTCAACGGCAGTAGGTGAGGCAAAAATTGTCGAAGTAATGCCGCAGCTGAGTCAAATTCAAATTAGTGGTATTGGGGATTTAGATCCCGAAATGACCTGGAAAGCAGTAATAACTAGTCTGCCCCTGCCACCGAAAGGGGTTTTATTGTCAGGAGAACCAGCTGGTGTAGAATTAGCCCGTACCACCCTGCTCAACACTGGTCACAATCAGCCTTCCCTGTATGTTCGGGAAGTGGCAACCCCTGAAGCTGCCGAGTTGAAATTACTGGCTCGTGACGGTAACTATTTAATTACACGACCAGCGGATGACCGTCCTCTAGTGGCTGCCATTTCAGGTTACACCGATGCCACTGCCTTGCAGGCAATTCAGCGATTAGAACATATCACCCGTTGGCTGAATATCGCTGAACTTGCCAGCCCAGCCACCACCCGCATTCGCCCGGATGCTGTGCAAATGCTGATTTACCAGCAGGATGGGTCACTTTTGCTAGAGACTCAAATTCCCCTGGAATATCAACAGGAAAATGGCACATGGCGATCGCCCACATTGAAAATTAAGCTGAAAAACACTAGTAATGAGCCGCTTTATTGCGCTCTGCTCGATTTAACCGACCGTTACGCCGTCTCAGCTGAGTTGTTAGATGGGGGCGGAATTTGGCTGCAACCCAGGGGGCAAGAGGGAGATCAAGCCTGGGTTAATCACGGAAATCCGATTTGTCCTACGGTTCCCCAACAACTATGGCAAGAAGCGGGGATTACGGAAGTTAAAGATATTCTCAAACTGATTGTCTGCTCGACGGAATTTGATGCCACTTTGCTCGAACAACCACAACTTGACCTACCTCAACGTCCCGTGCTTACACCCCGTCACGGTAATGGTACCCTTAACCGCTTGATGCAAAGGATTCCAGCTCGTGATCTCCCCAGCAGACCAGAAGACGATGAAATCTATGATGACTGGTTAACTAGCCAAATTAGCATTACTACCGTGCGTCCTCTACACACTACTCCAATTCCCAGAGGGGACGACTATGTCTTTCTGGGAGTAGGTTCCGCCCTATACGCCCATTCCGAATTGAGAGCTAAGGCACGTCTAACCACTCTCACCCAATCAACCAGGGATTTAGGTAACCACATGTTACCACCGATAGTGCGGGAGGACCATCCGGGCATAGAGTCCTTTGAGTTTACTAGCAGTCGGGGAACGGATCCTGGTTTAAGCGGGTTGGAATTAACTGAGGTGGAAAATCCGTCAGCGGTTACACCGAAAAATCCCCTGAAAGTTATTGTTGATCGACCCCTTGCTTCTAATGAACAACTGTTACCCATTAGCTACGATGGGGAGTTTTTCCTGCCTTTGGGACGGGCTCGGTCTACCCCGGAGGGCAAAACGGAGATTTTACTGGAACGGTTAACAGAACCAATTAGTGAAGGTAGCCGCAGCTTGGGGGGTTCGATCCGAATTTTCTTCCAAAAAGTAGTGTCTCAACAACTGGGGCTAGAGTTTAATTACCCCATTTTGGCAGCAGCGGATGTCACTGTCTCTGGAGTGGTCAACTATACAGTCAACTATACAAGAGAGGTTGAACAAGTCAAGTCGCGGGTTGCCCAAGCCCAACGCATAGTCCTTTACATACACGGTATTATTGGTGATACTGAGAGCTTGCTGCCCAGCCTTCGCTCCGCCCAGGTTGAGGTGGATGGAACAGAAAAACCCCTGGCCGAATTGTATGACCTGGTACTCAGCTATGATTATGAGAATTTAAATACCTCAATTGTAGAGAATGCTAAATTGCTGAAGCAGAGACTGCAAGCTGTAGGGTTAGGGGAGAACCACGGTAAAATTTTTCACATTGTCGCCTACTCCATGGGAGGGTTGGTTTCTCGTTGGTTTATTGAACGAGAAGGAGGTAATCAGGTGGTTGGGCATTTAATTATGCTAGGTACACCCAATGCTGGTTGCCCTTGGTCTACGGTTCAAGATTGGGCGTTAGCTACCTTAAGTATCGGTTTAAATGGGCTGTCAGAATTTACTTGGCCAGCACCAGTGATGGGGATTTTGCTTAAGGCTATTAACAAATTTGCTGATGAGATTGAAACTATTGATATTTCCCTAGACCAGATGCATCCCGGTTCTGAGTTCTTGCAACAATTAGCAGCAAGTCCCGACCCCAAAGTACCTTACTCAATTATTGCTGGTAATACATCTATTATTCCTGCCGCCCTGAAAGCAGAAGCCAATCAAACTTCTAGTCCCTTGCAACGACTAATGCAGAAGTTATTTGATAAAGCTGTAGCAGTGGCTTTCTTTGAGCAACCAAATGATATCGCTGTTACAGTACAAAGTATAAAAAGCGTAGGTTCAGACCGGAACCCACAACCACAAATCCAGGAAATCGGCTGCGATCACTTCGTTTACTTTACTGAACCGGTGGGGTTAACTGCGTTTTCTCAGGCGGTGATTCAAGCCCTAAAAAATAACAATGATATAATTAATAATTATTCAGAAAACAAACCACTGAAATGGTTGATGATTGGGGTGGTTGGGGTATTAGTCGCGGCTACTATGGGTTGGCTGGTATTAAAGCAATCAAATAAAACTCAACCGAGCAATCAATCTCAACCAAGCCAGAATCTAAGCCAATGA
- a CDS encoding Uma2 family endonuclease, with the protein MTRLLIQTQTVPVMVNLPGIIPMTLAQFSEFCLANRDLRIERTASGEVVIMPPVFSDTGNRNLKISQQLANWADRDGTGETFDSSTGFTLPNGAIRSPDACWIKLESWNALTEEQKASFAPICPNFVIELRSASDTLSGLQDKMQEYLDNGTSLGWLIDRQNRKIYIYRRDQEPEILDNPETVSGAPELAGFVLNMSKIW; encoded by the coding sequence ATGACTAGGCTACTCATTCAAACCCAAACTGTCCCTGTGATGGTCAATCTTCCTGGGATCATCCCCATGACTCTCGCCCAGTTTTCTGAATTCTGTTTAGCCAATCGAGATCTACGAATTGAGCGCACCGCCAGTGGAGAAGTTGTGATTATGCCGCCAGTCTTTTCCGATACAGGCAATCGGAATCTGAAAATTTCTCAACAATTGGCTAACTGGGCTGATCGTGACGGTACCGGTGAAACCTTTGACTCCAGCACCGGCTTTACCTTACCCAATGGAGCGATCCGCTCTCCAGATGCCTGTTGGATTAAACTTGAGAGCTGGAATGCCTTAACCGAGGAACAGAAAGCATCCTTTGCTCCCATTTGCCCCAACTTTGTGATCGAGTTACGTTCCGCCAGCGATACACTCAGTGGCTTGCAAGACAAAATGCAAGAATACCTTGACAATGGCACATCACTGGGTTGGTTAATCGACCGCCAAAACCGGAAAATTTACATTTATCGTCGTGATCAGGAACCAGAAATTTTGGACAATCCTGAAACCGTTAGCGGTGCTCCGGAACTGGCGGGGTTTGTGCTAAACATGAGCAAGATTTGGTGA